In the Zingiber officinale cultivar Zhangliang chromosome 5A, Zo_v1.1, whole genome shotgun sequence genome, caagtcccacaccttccaaaccaatatccggtcaaccttgacctattggtatctcatgcttagcatctggtcactcccttgacctgttaAGACtctctaccaagtgtccggtcaatccctttgacccacttagacttttctctttgtgccaagtatccggtcactcccttgaccttcttgaccttcacaacaccagatgtccgatcagccttgattcacctggcttcactcaccaggatttccaatctgcctggcttcactcaccaggactttttcgtctgcctggcttcactcaccaggacttttccgtctgcctggcttcactcaccaggactttcacctgacttcactcaccaggattttcacctggcttcacttactagaattttccatctgccttcctgatctagagaacgagctaccgagccctctctgacctagtccggagaacgagctaccgagctctctccgtctttcacttttggtccagagaacgagctaccgagccctctctgacctagtccggagaacgagctaccgagccctctctgacttccacttgccaagttcccatacttggacttctccgtgccaagtctccatacttggactttctcttgccaagtcaactcacctcgggtcaaccaggtcaaccttgaccaagggttgcacccacaacctcccaagtttctgttcttgtcaaacatcaagatacaacttgagtcaggtcaactcgagtgaggtcaaccaggtcaaccttgacctaaggttgcaccaacaatctcccatcaaaatacaactcttctgttctcgtcaaacatcaaaatacaactcgagtcaggtcaactcgagtcgggtcaaccttgacctaaggttgcaccaacaaaaatgttatgccatgattgtatgttggtttgaattctatttcatgcttatgaagattcggttatgaggagatttgaggcctaggaaagtttaaaccaagtctaggaggctcatgaccttcttgatgaaatgatatgaaactagtttgatgttcttatagttgcttgttacatagaaatttggttacatgtaactctCGGCCACATTAAGTTTTAAagtaggatgcttagattttaaactaagtttactcatgatgtttcttgtaatgatgccatgaaaattgtgtagggtttccatgcttttaggccacatgaaaaacaaatccatgctcacatgtttcggccacattggtttgaaggcctaggaaaacttagaatcCAATCTAGATATGCTTATAATGTTTCTTGCAATAAATGCCATGAAATGTAGTTATGATTTCCAtgttcttatgccactagaaacttagtttccatgctcacatgtttcggccactaataGTCTAAAGGCCTAGATAAATTTAGaatccaacttagatatgctcatgatgtttcttgtgataaatgttatgaaatgtagttgtggtttccatgctcttatgccactagaaacctagtttccatgcttgatgtgtttcggccaccttgagttaatgggtttaggaagtttggaacttgaaccaaacgtgcttatgatgttcctcatgaaatgtgtaggatattggcttaaggttcaacactttcatgctacttgtaacctagaatgagacatgctagggttcggccatgataaggttagaagcttagggaacttagaacccaaattaaacatgctcaagttgttccttatgaaatatgatatgatatgagtttagggtttacatgtttgcttgttgcttaaaacttgattgctcttcatgaaggtttcggccatgaaagaattagaaacctaggaggacttaaaaatttaggttaacatacttatgatctttcttatgctagtatgtgaagatatcatgagattcttatgttgtatgttgtctagagatcatgtccctactcatgactttcggccataataggtttagtgacctagatgtacctcacatgctatgtaaatgaattaagagatgttatttaatgattccatgaatggttatgtctttctatgataggtgatatgctcttttatgtatacTTATAATCCATGCATGACAATGTTCttgtgatgtgctatgtgcccaattatgcatgctttatgttaagttaaatgacatgttcattatgtatgcttatgatccatgcatgtgttaTGTTCCCAATTATGCAGGCTTTATGTTAagttaaatgacatgttcattatgtatgcttatgattcatgcatgtgctatgtgcccaattatgcatgctttatgatatgataagtgatatgttcattatgtatgcttatgattcatgcatgtgttgtgtgcctaaatatgcatgttttatgatatgttaagaaacatgatatgcatgaaaggataagaactatgatatgtatgacatgctactttactttatgtatgacttgtaccaagggtgggctccataagcgccccagggtcgatggactaagaaatagGCCTCGTtatggatgggctcctaagtgcccctaggtcgatggactaagaaacgggcctagtatatatgccttgtagggttcaagacttgttaccttggacctacataggacgcgcgcatttatgtatgtggtacaagtcagggccctaatcatgttgagattatgtttaagtatgtatattataaattttcaaaagacatgttgcatatgtttcacgatacatgtttaggaattcaccttgcatatactttatgattatgtcatgatatttatgatgatgttaggCTATGTCAGGATTCATTTGATATTAATGTTAgaatatgctatgatactttatgatgattatattacgatatgccatgatatgctgcttgatatgataaattgtttccatgcattttgacttatgattttgatatgttatacggtttttggaacttactgagccatgagtgctcacagcttactttcttgtaccacagataaaggcaaggaatggatgtactaggagctagaaggatgtgtgtggtagtggcttggctaaaaggGAAAGACTTGCTTTTGTTAATAAAGAAATATGCCATGCTTATGTTATTtcattatgactccatgacattatttatgtgtttgggtattatgactcaaaaatcaCGATAAGTATGCTATATGGTTTATATGTCCGTAGTGATTttaaagtaaggaaaagtttttaaattctataagcaagacttccgctgtattaaGTAAGTATGTATGTCCAAGTAACctccgtcgccttagcaggaggggcggggcgttacacttggGGTGCCCATCTAGTCAAGACTAACTCCCCAGAATGCACCTGCTTCACCACTGCCAACAAAGACCTAGCTTGGCAGTCTACTATGACATCTGAATACAATGCCCTTCTTCAGAACCACACATGATCACTAGTTCCACGCTCAACTCACCAAAATATCGTGGGATGCAAATGGGTACTCAAAATTAAACGCAAGGCAGATGATTCTATTGACAGGTACAAAGCTTGTCTCGTTGCTAAAAGCTTTCACCAACAACCTGGTCTTGACTATGTAGAGACATTTAGTCCGGTTGTCAAACCCACAGTCATCTGAACTATTCTCTCTCTCTCCACCACCCATGGATGACCCATACACCATCTATATGTCAGCAACGCTTTTCATGGTACTCTTCATGAGGAGGTTTATATGACTCAACCTCTTTAGTCATCCTGACCAACCTGACCACGTATGCCGGCTACACAAAGCCATCTATTGTCTCAAGGAAGCCCCTTGAGCATGACATACCACCCTACATGCTTccttactcactagggtttactGAGTCCAGGTCAGATACGTCGCTTTTCCTCTTTCACTCTGCACAAATCACGGCAAACCTCTTGGcttatgtggatgacatcatcTAGGCACCTACTTTATTGCATCTACAACTACTCATCTAAGCACCTCCTTTCCTCTCAAGGATTTGGACGACCTACACTACTTCCTTGGTATTGGGCTACTCGCACAACAACTGGTCTCTTCCTATGTCAGTCCAAATATATTACTGACATTCTCTCTCCAGCAAACATGCATCAAGCTAAACCACTCAACAACCCTATTTCTGGAGGTTCCTCTCTATCTCAACACGATGGAGACCCACTTCCCGATCCTCACATATATCAGAGCATTGTTGGTGTCTTATAGTACTTGACACTCGCTCGTCCTGAATTGGCATTTACTATCAATCGAACctgtcaatttatgcataaaCCCACTACAACTCACTAGATTGCGGTCAAACGAATTCTCCGATATCTTCGTCACACCCCTTGTCATGGCCTCATGCTGCGCCCAACAACTTCTCTCACTCTGATAGCATACTCAGATACTGATTGGGCTGCTTGTCCCGATGATCGTCGATCCACCACTGGCTATTGTATATTCCTTGGTGACAATATCATCTCTTGGAATTCAAAGATTCAACATGTTTCCCGATCCAGTACTGAGTCTGAATATTGGGCACTAGCTCATGCTACTGCGGACTATGTTGGCTTCAATCTTTTCAATCTTTATTAGGCGAACTCCGAGTGTCTATGCTATCTCCTCCCATTCTTTGGTGTGACAACATTGGCGCAACTTTCGTCACTGCCAATCTCATCTTTCACGCTCATACAAAACATATTGAGATAGATTTTCACTTTGTTCGTGAACGTGTTACCCGCAGGACTCTCATCATCTTATATATCTCCACTCAAGATTACCTCGCTGACATCCTCACGAAGGACATCTTTTCTCACCGGTTTGCTCTTTTACGTTACAAACTCACGGTGTGTGTTACACCGCTTCGTTTGCGGGGGAATGATAAGGAAAGAAATAATCACCGCTTCCATTGCTTATGCCATTGTGCTTGTCGTAATCGAAAGCAACGGATATACCACCGACGACGATGAGAAAGGAATGAAGAAGAGCTGCGCACCACTTCCAGAGGTTTAGGGTATGCGATCTGAGCAAGATTAGGGACGACCAGTTTATACAGTAGCTATCAGGCACATCTTCACCGTCGATTTAATGAACTTCTTTGCTGTTTAAATCAACGGTTGGATGTGCATTGGATACATATCTTTAAGCGGAACTAAAGAAAGAGTTCAATTTGGACGGTGGAGATGACGCTTCGCTTTCCATTCTCTATCTGCTCCCCTCTCCCACCCAACCTCGCTTCGTCCCTCCGCCGCCGTTTCTCCGCCTCTACTCCGCCCGCTGCCACCGCCCTTTCCTTCTCTCAGCCGCCGTCATCGCCCACAGCCGAGCATCTAAACCCGCTCTTCCTCCGTCCCCTGTCCTTCACTGCCTCCCGCTCCGACCTCCTCGACTTCCGCCGCTGGGCCGAATCCCTCGCCCTCGCCGCCGCCCCCCGCCTCAGCTCCGACGGAGGACCAGGGGAAGACCTCCTCCGCCGCGAACTCGCGTGGATGCTCGAGGATGCCGCAGCTGACCCCGGCGTCGGCGCGGTCCGGCTCCGGGTCGAGCTGGAGGAGCTCTACCGCCTGTGGAGGGAGAGGATCGAGGAGAGGCGGCCGCTTCAGTACATCGTCGGGTGCGAGCACTGGCGGGACTTGGTCTTGGCGGTGCAAGATGGGGTTTTGATACCGAGGCCGGAGACGGAGATGGTGGTGGATCTGGTCGCCGAGGTGGAGGGCTTCGAGCACGGCTTGTGGGCCGACCTGGGCACCGGGAGCGGAGCCATTTCTGTCGGAATTGGGAGGATGTTGCGGGAGGGAGGGAGAGTCTTCGCAACGGATCTGAGTCCTATTGCGTTGGGGATAGCAAGGCTCAATGTGGAGAGGTATGGATTAAAGGTTAGTTTGATTCTTCTATCGATCCatcaattcttcttcttcttcctcttcttctccttcttcttcttctccttcttcttctcctcatgtAGGATAAAATTGAGTTAAGGCAAGGTTCCTGGTTTGAGCCTCTGCGAGATGTCGAAGGCAAACTTACAGGTCTGGTCAGCAACCCTCCATACATTCCCAGTGGCAATATTCCTGGTCTACAAGCAGAAGTTTGTCAGCATGAACCAGAGCTTGCCCTAGACGGAGGTGCAGATGGCACGGACCATCTCCTTCATCTGTGCCAGGGCTCTGCTTCTGCACTCAGATCCGGTGGTTTCTTTGCTTTCGAGGTAAGTTTATGCTTCCCTTTAATCGCAACTCATCTGCATTGCTGATTTCCCCAAGTTGATTGCAGACGAATGGCGACGAGCAAACGAAGTTAATTGCGGATTTGATGACGACGCGGTGGGCGAAGCTCTTCCACAGCGTGAAGATCGTGCCGGACTTCGCAGGGATCGAGAGGTTTGTGACTGGATTTCGCAGATGAGCGCCGTTCTTCGAATTCGCAGCCTCCGGCACTGTGTGAAGAAGAAGCCTGATAGAATAATCATCGATGTCGTTCCAATTAGGATGATCACGTTGGTTTGATTATTAGGGTAAAAAATTATCCAATTTTACTAGATCAAATAATCTAATATTACTAGATCAGACAATGTAATATCATGACCTACATCCGACTCTATATCCGGCGATTCTTATATATTTGATATTCGACGGATTATCAGTTATTTGAATATCTGATCCTATATaagtataaaatataaatataagtacaataaaaaaataaaatattttaaaatgataatagacattacttaTTATACGTTGTAGCTAGCTAGCAGCTTATCGACAGTAGCTGTTATAACGTGTAGTAGCTTATCAGCAATAGTTGCtataagtgggggtgattgtggATCAGATTGGTTtgattattgggataaaaaattattcggtcttactagatcagataatgtaatATCAAGACCCTACATTCGGTTTTATATTCGGTGGATTATCTTTTTCGATTCAGATTGATATAAGTAGATTGGTCTGTTTGATGGTTGACTGCTCCACCCCTAGTTCCAATAGCGTTGTGAATCAATCTATCTCGATATttaatttgtgtttttgttttaaaaaaaaactaatttgattTTAGCACGTATCTTAATGCTGATGTTCTTAATCAACAAAACTCGCTGCTTTTATTTCAAACATACCAAATTAAGCCGTTGGAGTGGGGTCCACGGAAGAAGTAGAAAGTCTAAATGTACTCCGGCCATCCACCCACGTTATCGCCGTCGAAGCTTTGAACCTTCTGGAGCGGGTCCTCCGTTTCCCATTGGCACACGTGTAAATTGCAATCTctctcgtttttttttttttttttttttgcaatataATGCACTTTCCTGCGCGGCGGCTGTGTGCGCGAGTGAGCCAGTGTCGGAGACCGTTCGATCATTGGGAACCAAAACCCTAGCCATCTCCTGCTCTGCTGCTCCCGATCTCAGATTTAGATCGCTCGATCGCTTTGCtcgggagaagagaagagatgaacATTTTCAAGAAGAAGACTTCTCCCAAAGGCAAGGATTAACAATACTTTCTTGATCTGCAATTGCATACACCTCCCCGTTTCGCTTGATTCCATGTGTTCCGGTTTGTTTTGATCTGATAGTGGCGTGATGCATTTCCTCTTCGTCATAAAAAGAATGAATTTGCTATCGCATTTGTTTTTCACACCAAAATTGTGCCAATAGACACTCTAATTTGCACTCCTATGCTATGTTTGGGGATCGGGATGGTGGTGGGGGATCAAAAGTAAATGATGTGTTCTTGTTGTTTTCGTTTTATTTTATTTGCTGGTTTTCTCTTTGATACTACTTCGGTGCATGAGAAAATTTTGGACCTTCCTCTTTAATCGTGCCTATTTTCTTCATCGCAGATGCTCTCAGAACGAGTAAAAGAGAAATGGCAGTCGCCACAAGAGGTATACCGTGTTATTTAGATTATTAAGGTTTTATTCCGGGAGTTTTTAACTGTATTTGCTCATCATTGGAAAAGGTTGTTATTTGCGTTGTATCTTAGGTTAGATCAGAATTCAGAGTCAGGAAGTTTGTGTCCAGCACATTTACATTAATGTTTCTGCAAATTATGAGTTTCTATAAGAACAAATGTTAGCGGTGATTCTGATCCTATTATCTTGTTTTCAGGTGTTGAACGAGAGATTGCTTCCCTGCAGTTAGAGGTTTTGGTGTTCATCAGTACAACacacttaaattaattaattaattttattcccTTTGTCATACTGATTGTTACTTACAAATGAATGAAAACAGGAGAGAAAACTAGTTGCAGAAATCAAGAAGACTGCGCAAACTGGGAATGAGGAAAGTTTTGTTTTGCACTTGTTTTTTTATTCATTGTTATGACATTCTTTTTGCTCCAACAATGTTCTTCATTGTTCAGGAATGCACTCATCATTATAGAGTTCTATAATAAGTTATAACAGGATCTTCTTGTCGTGCATGTACTTTTCTGCACCTAATGAATATTACACAACTTGCTTTGGCATTTACTCTTTCAGGCTGCCACCCGGATTTTAGCTCGTCAGCTTGTTCGTCTAAGGCAGCAAATTACTAATCTGCAAGGCAGTCGTGCTCAGATAAGAGGCATAGCAACACACACTCAGGTCAAGAAGTTTTGATCAACTTGAGTTATGGAAATGTTATTGCTTGGATTTGGATTTGAATGTAAAAAATTGATATTTAACCTTTTCAGGCAATGTATGCAAGCACCTCAATTTCCACAGGAATGAAAGGTGCAAGCAAGGCAATGGCTGCTATGAACAAGGTGATGAGAATTTTAGGTTGAAGGAAAAAACTGTTACTTAGATGTTGGCCCAGTTATTCTGACACACTGGCATGCAAATTATACTTTTCAGCAAATGGAACCAGGGAAGCAGGCAAAACTCATGAAAGAATTCCAGAAGCAATCCTCACAGATGGACATGACAGTATTGTTCCTGAACTCTAGTCCCTTGAGCTTTCAACTTTTACATTCATCATAATTTTGGTTTTAAAGATGAATTTGTTTTTTTACGATTAGATTCATTAAATCCATGTTGTCAAACTAGTCACCAGCTGTAGGATTGGTTTGTAACTTCAGTTGATTGTGTTCCAATGAATATATTTGCTGAACTATATGTGACTCTAGGAGTTGCTCAGTAAAAATAGCTGAAAAAAATGAGTATCGTTTTTTGGTTTGTGGGATTTCGATACCTATTAGTAGGTCTATACTTAGAGAATTATTCTGTCAATATCTTGGGTccacatttttctttcttcctttttattttatgcaTTAGCAACATTGGAGTAATATATATCTGATTATCCTAATTTCATCTGTCCTTAATTATTTCCCCTTGGATAGGCGGTAATCGGTCCCTCATGCAATATACTACTCCCAAAGTTTCCCACACTAACAAAATGAAAATGCAAAATATAGGTGCAGAAATCAGGGTCgtccatttctttttttttggCTCAAACCATGATCAATCttacagaaaaattatgtttGGTTGAGTTTTGGACCAAATTGGTTCATTTTGGTTTAAATTGATAGAAATAAAGGTTTTTTTGGTTTCATTtgtaaaccaaagaaaaccaaacaatcAAAATTATCCCTTGTAAATACTAATATCTATACATATATttgtcattttttaattttattttgaataaatttaGAGGATTTATCTGTAAATTTTACAATACCGTAACTCAATTTAATGCATTTTAAGGTTATAATTTATTTCCATGTGTTGTATGCATGTGTTTGATTCCCATGAGTTAAATTTTTTACTCAAACTTGGCAGCTTGAAATGATGTCAGAGACCATTGATGAAACTTTGGACAAAGATGAAGCAGAAGAAGAAACAGAAGAATTGACGAACCAGGTAAATACAATTTTTGCTTAGTTATAGCATAGATGCATAGCCAG is a window encoding:
- the LOC121979565 gene encoding release factor glutamine methyltransferase-like, with protein sequence MTLRFPFSICSPLPPNLASSLRRRFSASTPPAATALSFSQPPSSPTAEHLNPLFLRPLSFTASRSDLLDFRRWAESLALAAAPRLSSDGGPGEDLLRRELAWMLEDAAADPGVGAVRLRVELEELYRLWRERIEERRPLQYIVGCEHWRDLVLAVQDGVLIPRPETEMVVDLVAEVEGFEHGLWADLGTGSGAISVGIGRMLREGGRVFATDLSPIALGIARLNVERYGLKDKIELRQGSWFEPLRDVEGKLTGLVSNPPYIPSGNIPGLQAEVCQHEPELALDGGADGTDHLLHLCQGSASALRSGGFFAFETNGDEQTKLIADLMTTRWAKLFHSVKIVPDFAGIERFVTGFRR
- the LOC121979566 gene encoding vacuolar protein sorting-associated protein 2 homolog 2-like, translated to MNIFKKKTSPKDALRTSKREMAVATRGVEREIASLQLEERKLVAEIKKTAQTGNEAATRILARQLVRLRQQITNLQGSRAQIRGIATHTQAMYASTSISTGMKGASKAMAAMNKQMEPGKQAKLMKEFQKQSSQMDMTLEMMSETIDETLDKDEAEEETEELTNQVLDEIGVDVASQLSSAPKGRIAVNSKRADAVTRNVVHDNSQVDDLEKRMASLRRL